A part of Oncorhynchus kisutch isolate 150728-3 linkage group LG2, Okis_V2, whole genome shotgun sequence genomic DNA contains:
- the gpr45 gene encoding high-affinity lysophosphatidic acid receptor translates to MAFCNGSLLARCAPLMELEEEEGVVISPPPPPPPGVGTTSPLMPVTLRVTLAAIMIFMIAIGFLGNAIVCLIVYQKPAMRSAINLLLATLAFSDIMLSLLCMPFTAVTVATADWRFGGGFCRASVMLYWLFVLEGVSILLIISVDRFLIIVQRQDKLTPHRAKLLIGASWALSLCVALPSVIGWRAGAAGVTGIGGAWAPQCVLGYSESLADRCYTVLLAVAVFFVPFGIMLYSYLCILNTVRRNALRIHNHTSDQASLPVLNQVSKLGLTGLQRPPQVNVDMSFKTRAFTTILILFIGFSVCWLPHTVVSLLAVFSRRFYFSPAFYPVSVGALWLSYLKTVFNPVIYCWRIRKFREACLEFMPKSCRLCPRVPGRSHRRVRPSNIYVCSETQSAV, encoded by the coding sequence ATGGCGTTTTGCAACGGCAGCCTGCTGGCTAGGTGTGCCCCCCTGATGGAGCTGGAAGAAGAGGAAGGGGTGGTGATTTCACCACCGCCACCTCCGCCGCCAGGGGTTGGGACTACTAGTCCCCTCATGCCTGTCACCCTGCGTGTGACGCTGGCCGCTATCATGATCTTCATGATCGCCATCGGTTTCCTGGGCAATGCCATTGTGTGTCTGATCGTCTACCAGAAGCCTGCCATGCGTTCTGCCATCAACCTGCTCCTCGCTACGCTGGCATTCTCTGACATCATGCTCTCGCTGCTCTGCATGCCCTTCACCGCCGTCACCGTGGCTACCGCCGACTGGCGCTTCGGGGGCGGGTTCTGCCGTGCTTCCGTCATGCTCTATTGGCTCTTTGTCCTGGAGGGCGTAtccatcctcctcatcatcagCGTAGACCGTTTCCTCATTATCGTTCAGCGGCAGGACAAGCTGACGCCACACCGTGCCAAGCTGCTCATCGGCGCTTCCTGGGCGCTGTCCCTCTGCGTGGCGCTCCCGTCCGTGATCGGCTGGCGGGCGGGCGCGGCAGGTGTGACGGGCATTGGGGGGGCCTGGGCACCACAGTGCGTGCTGGGCTACAGTGAGTCGCTGGCCGACCGCTGCTACACGGTGCTGCTGGCAGTGGCTGTATTCTTTGTGCCGTTCGGCATCATGCTCTACTCCTACCTGTGCATCCTTAACACTGTCCGACGCAACGCCCTGCGCATCCACAACCACACCTCCGACCAGGCCAGCCTCCCGGTCCTCAACCAGGTCAGCAAGCTGGGCCTGACTGGCCTGCAACGTCCCCCGCAGGTCAATGTGGACATGAGCTTCAAGACACGGGCCTTCACCACCATCCTCATCCTCTTCATCGGCTTCTCTGTGTGCTGGCTGCCCCACACAGTGGTCAGTTTGCTGGCCGTGTTCAGCCGGAGGTTCTACTTCAGCCCTGCCTTCTATCCGGTCAGTGTGGGGGCTCTGTGGCTCAGCTATCTGAAGACCGTGTTTAACCCAGTCATCTACTGCTGGAGGATCAGGAAGTTCCGGGAGGCGTGTCTGGAGTTCATGCCCAAGAGCTGCAGGCTGTGTCCCAGGGTGCCGGGCCGGAGCCACAGGAGGGTGAGACCCAGTAACATCTACGTGTGCAGTGAGACCCAGTCGGCTGTGTGA
- the lg2h2orf49 gene encoding ashwin: MKYVTTSRRGCWGERAKMARSTNMGREGKDTSQDRGASNADLLLHPELLSQEFIQLVLNEKKITSGDDGSRDQLTALYLRHVIPLPQRALPNNRWGKRMEQTRARQSTASRQSRSFSDDHNRKRPLIVFDGSSSKSGPVRLKKPEGQTSVSGVTDRFKHPPSMNLFSPIRKLSSTTPTPSSSHSPGGPHRSPTGNKGLGSPPSSPKSVNLKRIADSSGELKEKKKIQKVTWP, encoded by the exons ATGAAATACGTCACAACCAGTCGTAGAGGATGCTGGGGCGAGAGGGCAAAGATGGCGCGCTCCACCAACATGGGACGTGAAGGGAAAGACACATCTCAGGATAGAGGCGCTTCTAACGCAGATCTCTTACTACACCCCGAGCTCCTGTCTCAGGAGTTTATCCAGTTGGTTCTGAATGAG AAAAAGATAACCAGTGGAGACGATGGGAGCCGCGACCAGCTCACGGCTCTCTACCTCCGGCATGTCATCCCCCTCCCGCAGAGAGCGCTGCCAAACAACCGCTGGGGAAAGCGGATGGAGCAGACTCGAGCGCGACAGAGCACAGCCAGCAGACAGTCTCGTAG CTTCAGTGACGACCACAACAGGAAGAGGCCTCTGATCGTGTTCGATGGCAGCTCCTCTAAAAGTGGCCCCGTCAGACTGAAAAAGCCAGAGGGTCAGACCTCGGTGTCTGGCGTGACCGACAGATTCAAGCACCCTCCCTCCATGAACCTCTTCAGCCCCATACGCAAGCTGTCCAGCACCACCCCTACCCCCTCGTCCTCCCACAGCCCAGGAGGCCCCCATAGAAGTCCCACTGGGAATAAGGGTCTGGGgagccccccctcctcccccaagtCAGTTAATCTCAAACGGATTGCAGACAGCTCG GGTGAACtcaaagaaaagaaaaagatCCAGAAAGTGACATGGCCTTGA